The region CTATTTTAGTACAAcgacaacaataaaataatctaatgGTATCGCAAAAACACTttatcaaaaactttttttactaagctggcatgtttccatttattctcctaatttcaatttgcacaatttgatggttaatggaaacacagctactgagTGCTTTCTGTCATATACCCGTCAGGCATCGTTGGTAGTGGAAGCAGTAGCTAACAGGCCCGTCAGGTACGTGAACACATGTACTGTTTCCGTAGCTTGCTTTAGTTTTGACGTTCCTCAAATGAGCGTCACCGGCTGTAAGTGGGCTAAACGGTGAAGGTGAGCAGCCGTGAAAGGCTGTAAGCATATTCCTTTAGAACCTCAATTGGAAAAAGAAAGGCTCAGCCCATAGCATTTGGACCTCAAATCTGAACATGTCACCCAAATTGTTCCCTTTATCTGTAGTATTCCTTCATGGAAGCACACTCTGTGATAAAAGcagctcttttgttttttgaataCTGATATCTACTTTTGGTTAGATGTATTCCTACAGCTGTGGCCTGTAATCCTGGAACGTCTCTTCTCTTGTCTGTGACAGGAATGTCAAGCAACAAAGGGCTCTTTTTGTCACAAGTCTCCCACAAGGCTTTTGTAGAAGTGAACGAAGAAGgaactgaagctgctgctgccacaggTGGTTTGGTGGCAGATAGTGTTACCTTCTTCACTGCAGACCACCCCTTCCTGTTCTTCATTCGTCATCGAATCACTAAGACCATTCTCTTCGCTGGACGCTTCTGCTCCCCCTAGCACACTCTATGACCTTTGGAGCAGGCGGGCTACTAAACTCCAGTCTTCGAGGGCTAAAGTCCTGCCACTTCTAGATGTCCTCCTGGTTCAACATGGACGAGTCGCCTCCTGAGCAAGCAATCAAATTCTTCATAGTCAAACTAATAACCAATGGCCAAAAATTCTCACCAGCACACTCTACACCCCATAAAATGACCACGACAGCGGCCACACTACATTGCTGTCGTACACAAGATTGCACTTTTACAAAGGTCACCGAGTCCTTTTCCAAAGCTTGTGCCGAAATTCATCTTGGCAATCTATGTTTGCACTGGAGTAAATGTTAACCATTAGGTGGAGATGAACTTATTTGAATGCAcatgtttaattgttttcaaGCGTTAAGCTGCCAAAATTGTAAATTTCTTAAGACTGGCACGAAGAGATGGTCATTCCCTGGGTGTACTGACAGAAACCGTGACATCGTCTGTATTCCCTCTGGTTCAAAGTGACATAATGATAGGgcgttattttttttatttttaatgatttcctTTGTCGTGCCAGAACTTGTTGCCATATCTTTGAGCATTTTCTATGGACTAcattctacatttttaaaatatttttttttttagttgtcaAACTTTTTGTTGTCTAGACAAAAGTGTGGAAAATCCATGAGCAATAAAAGGCTGTAAGAATCTCAGTAACTATGTTGTGAGATGCAATTCTTATAAAGTAGAGTGAATAAATACGTGATCATCTGATTTAGAAGACTAATTGccagtgcaaaaaaaatatcttcatttctgcttattttttgGATCAACAGACACGTATATATTTTAATACGGTAGAATTACATCATTCTGTGATGTCATCGTAACATTggattattgttatttttgcataATACGAAATTAAAACGAATATGGTAGGTGGAGTCTACAAGGTCACACATGCATGGACAGTAGGTGGCGGTGTAGACAGTAAACTGTACTGAACATAGAGATATGTTATTTagtaatgtttttgtaaaaaaaaaaaaaaagtttagtttgtttttaaaaactgctattTGGAGTGAGGAGAAATGTGTTGTTGTCTTGAAATATAACattagccaaaaaaaaaaaaaaaaaaaaaagttgccattTTTAACTTGTATTGCTTATGCAAGTTTCTATGCGTGGGCTTGTCTGAGCAGTTCATTGCATCATGGAgtgaaatacagaaaatcacTTTCCGTAATTCACTCCCAACATTCACACCTAAATAACCTTAGTCACCTTAAAGTAGCTGACTCTTCGCAACTGGAACTTTCTGCTGAATTTGcgttttttctcttcttcttttttttatttttaagtttctgcCATTTTGACTTTCTAGGTCAAAATGGCACATTAGAAGTGTGAGTGTTTCTTCAACAGTGACCAACACCTGAGCGAGCTCATGTTGACCAAAAGGTTTCATTTagatgtattttacataaacatgTATTAATTTCGCTGCTTCTAATCAAATGTTAAAAGAAAGCTTATTAAAAACCCTGGCGCGTGGTGAAAGCCTACCTTTGTCGGGTGGTTACTCATTTGTTCCTGCTTGGTTCCCAGCTTTCTGTGAAGAGGCGGAGGTGTGGTTGGGTGGATGAAATCCGTCTTCACAGGGACAGATCACACCGGCGGTTCATGATTATTTTCATGTCATGTTTGCCATTTGTTCTTTGCAACATAGTCTGGCATCGGCAGCACCAGACCTGGGCCTCCAGGTCTCAGAGTTAAAATCATCTGAAGAGGTGCAAAGAGAACATTGACGATTCAAGAGTATCTGTATTCAGTATTCgccacttttattttctttagaaaccGTGTTGAACTGTAgattgaaaccttttttttctctctctttctatatctttatgtatattttttgtgtttttgcacgtGTTTTATGAAGCAACAATATTCTGCTATTTGTTATAGCAGATTTTTGCCAAATgcataaatatatgtaaattcataatttaatgctGTATGTTTCATGTTGCATTGATATCTTTAGTTTGTGGAGTTGGAATGGTGTCAGTTAGAGATAAAAGAATATGCATTGAATATGCagagttttattaatttatgggtaaaaaaaataacttcaaacgTGTTTGGAAAGTGATTTGTCATAAATGTATTGTCTGGTACTTTTATATAAAGAAATTGAGGATGATCAAAGCatctaaatataaataagtaACCTTAAGGCTAtcaattttacttattttgattttagatTAAGCAAAATGTACCTAATTTATTCAAAAGTCTTGAGCTTTGTGCTTAGTATAATTTACTAGATATAAATGAGTAAGGTATACTTGAATTTGTGttctttaaattttctttgaacattttaaattttcttgattgtctgtaggattttttttttttagtaaatctTACCCATTGGTTTTTTCAGTATAGGGTAAATTTTCCTTTATACACTAAATGCGTCACAGTTTGCTCATTAGTTGGCCAATAGctataaataaacattcattgagctttttatttttaaaaaagtgaaacatttcagttgatTTGTTCAAACAATCCATTGACTGAATGAGaagtttgttggtttttctcAGTCAGAGATCCGACTTTAAGCTTCacggatttattttttatgatatgTTCAATTTATCATATGGAAACAAAGGCTTGAAGGGGTGACCTAGCCCTCCACCACACCCACAAATTAGCtccaagaaacaaagaaagatctGATTTCTCAGAGAAGCTGCTGCGCAACCTGGGCGTGTGCGACCTCAACACATGTGGGATAGTATTTTGTGAGAATAAAGGTGTTGTCtcttattgattgattttagtcTTGAAACTGATAAATGTGGGACATCCAGTCTGTGACTTTAAGATGCCACCAAGTGTAGCACTGTCAGTTATTTAGCTCAGGGGGCAGTTTGCCTTTCCACATAGGTGCTAATCTTTTGGCTAACTTTTTATGccttaataattttaaaatgctttttgtgtttttctctggttGTCTTCATagctgaaatatatatatatatcttttgaTGATTTAAGTGTGACCAAAAAAAGTGCTGCAGGAAAGGAGgtatactgaaataaaattgacCTGTTAGAACATAAAGTATCCAAGGTTGTTATGTGGagatatttgtaataaaaacaaaaactttgaaaaaaaaaaagttgggacacaaacacacccacaaaGTCACACTGTCCTCAATTCACATCAaagtaaaacactgaaaacgTACAAAAATCTGTGATTAAAAATCAATTCTGTCTCAAAActtaaactaaaaatgtattttgcatcCTCTAAGCATTCATTGTCCCCTTGACTGAATCACAATTCAAAGttataaacatattaaaaggTTAGTGTCATGCTATGTATTGTGGCAACTTATTTTGTACAGATAAACAAAATTTCtacagtaatatttattttattagtagAGTCCCAATATATTGAAATACTATCTAAttatattgactttttttttttaatagagtGACGGAAACGGGTTTCCATACAATATTATTTAGCTTTTGgctatttatgttatttttcctgAAAAAGAGCTAACTACTGTTAAAACTACAAGATAACgcttgttgttattattattagtagtagtagcagtagtagtaatagtagtataggaaaacattttctccgCTCACGCCGAAGCTTTTTATCTCTATCCCCTCGGCTTCCGTAGTCAGGACATTTGCGGAAgttcataatttttttgtttgacgGGGTGTGTCCTCGTGTCAGATAAAAAACCTGCGCTTCAACCAGCATTCTTCATGTGACCCAACTCTTTCTACACGACAAGCGTCTGACAGTGAGTGCAGCTTGTGTCGTTCAGTCTGTGAGACGCGACGTTCCTGGTTTCCCAGCGAAACACCCAGAACTAATGAATGCCGTCGTAACGATTTTACTGCGCTTTCAGACCTTTTAGTGTTGCAGCTTAAAAAGCTCTCAGTCGTTGTTTTGAAGTCATTTGCAGCCTCCGCTTGCAGTTTTAGCATTCACCTTTATATTGCTGAGCTTGTTCTGTTTATTGCagctagtttttgttttgggagTTTGACTTCAAAGAAGAATAAAACCCGACAATGTTCTAAATTAATAACCTCCGTCTTTGTTTCATTGCCCTGCAGGCAcgatggcagcagcagcagcagcagtgactCCTCTGGCTTCAGCCAACACCAGCTTCTCTCTGGCTCTGCTCAAAAAGCTGGGGGACAAAGACAACACCGCAAACGtcttcttctctcctttcaGCATCTCCTCGGCTCTGGCCATGGTGCTGCTGGGAGCCAGAGGAAACACAGCCGCTCAGATGTCGGAGGTACAGTTAGTGAAACACGCACCCCACCTCTTTAAACTGTCAACATTGTTAGCATTCATGAGagtagcttttctttttattggcaCACCAGTGACACATTTCctcacgtttttgttttttgatttacTCAGCCCCACCGAGGCAGTGCGAAAACAGTAAAGGTTCGGAAATGTTGAAGTGAGGTTTTGTTAAAAGATTATAAGGAACTACCTGCAAGGAAAAAAACTCTCgttttgtcttcatttattttagctgttGCGAGTGTAGCTCAAAGTTTCTCTGTAATTGATCAAAAGAGGCGGATGCTAGAGGAAAAATGATGATGTGTTATGTACAAAGCAGACATCTATCTGTAAGGATCTCCAAACGCGCAGTCAATATGCACCAcaaattgtgtctttttctcttcttgtggAGGACACAGTGCCCGTTTGTAAACGGACCATGGGTGCCAAGGCAACTGGAAATATCAATTTTCTTGTGGACGGGTAGTTGCGGTGAAGTTAGCATTATTAAAAGCAAGAATATCATGATGGTTTAACGTCACGCAGGAAGGGAACAGGAATTAAATAATCAGCCTCTGAGTGGATAATAAACCGTTAAAAGGTTCATAAAACTGCATCTGTCTGAACTTCTGAGATGTTTTTGGGATTAGAGATTTTCTAGGATGATAAAAATCCTCTCAGGCTAACCGCTTGCTTCCCCCTACAAGTCTGGGCTAATCTGGATTTATCCAGAATAAAGACGCCAAAAGGGTTACCTACCTCATGCTAGGCGCTGTCTGCGTATCACCTTTAGACAAATCCTTAATTTGAAAACTTTGAACTATTCTTTTATCATTAAGCATTGAGTTTAATATGGAGCAAAACCAAGCTTTGGGAAACTCCTTCTTGTTCTGTTCTCTTCCCATTAGCAGGAATAatctagttttttatttttatgtgggTCAAATCTGTGGTTGCGTTACTATGGGAACAGGATAATGCCTGTAGATGTTTAACTGTGGTTATCAGGTCTCATTAGGTGCAGCAGATATGCCCAACCGTTTTTATGAGCGGTCCTTCTCAAAGTTCAGTCTGCACGAACACCGACCGCCATTTTAGTAAGCCGGCACATTCGCATTTAGTCATCTAATTATTTAATGACTGAAGTGAAAACTCTCTGCCGACGTTGTTGATTCGGCAGCGATGGAGTTCCTACTAACCATACGAGAATAAACGGAGCATTAGTCTCTATTCGTTAGCGGGTTTTTCCACTTTAGCAGAAAGATTCAGGGGCTATTTTCCAGGAGAGGTGGATGAAATTCAGGTGAAAGTTGGTAACAGAGGGTTTATGTGGCGGCTAACAACCTGGGACCGCAGAAGCCAAACCACACCCAGTTAAGTCAAGTTGGTAAATGTTAGTAAATGGGAGGAGCAGGGCCTCACCCATAATCTGCCCTGTAGCTCAGGTTAAAGAAACGACTCCATCCGGTGTAAATCAGTGCTGTTATCATAGCAACATGCTCACTGTAAaactttaaagtgttttgttcCAGTCAGGGGTTTGTGAATTAACTTGCAGGTTTTCattgtgtatgtttgttttcttatctgGTTGTTCAGGATTAGAGACACATTAGCAATGAATTTATTAATCAGAGCAGCTAgtcaatgtgtttttaaacagattttttttttcttcgacATAAaggagctttttatttttccccacacaTCAAATAACATCCCTCTGTTGTGAAGGAGGGAACTAGGGAACCAACTTAATAGGGATGATGATAAACTTCCTGCTCATGCACGTTGAAATCTCTCAAATAAAGCTGAGCGCTGGCGAAACACTTCCTATTGTGCATCTAAGGCATTTCACACTGTATGCCAGAGGTTGTTATGGAGACGCTCGTTGCCACGCAATGCTGCTGAGTAAGAGGGAGTGGCTGAGAGGCTGGACTGGAAAGATGAGTCAGCTGTGGAGGAATGTGTCATTTAGCTGAGAAATCCCTCGGTTTGTTGAGTCCCTGGCAGCAGGCTGACTCTGACTCTGCACCAACCACAGACATGTTCGGATTTAGCTGCAGGAACTCTGGAACCGACCGTCACCAAACATCATGTTGATAACTCAGTCCAGCTTGGAAAACCAAGCCAGTagcttaaaaaaacccaaaacaacaacaaaaacccccCGGCCTATCCCAGTCTTATCTTACATTTTAGTGATGATATTTAAAGTTTGTCAAATGTTGATTGTTATACAAGTGTTACTGCTCTGGATATGTAAGTCTTTGCCAGTATTTCAGCAAATGTTAAATTGTACAACTCGgtttgaaagattttatttatttatttttttatgttggctAAATATGTGACATATTTGCTTTCTATTCTCTATATAGTTTAAGAAACTGGTTGGTGTATTTGCTCAGGCAGGCAGGCGGCCTGAACAAATACAAACTGAGTCAGAGAAAATCAAACTCACTTCAGCATCTcactaaaataactttttaagctttttatttgtttatttttaatttttttttttacagaagatctttggggttttttaagaCTTTCATTTTCCTTGACCGCATTAACTGACCCGTCCCTATTCAGTCATCCcggttttgtctttgtttgtaCAGTAAATCAGCGGCTACATTCCTGGAGAACTCGGTGTGGAGCCGATTAGTAAACCTACGTTTCGTCCTGTCATGAAGCAACCAGACCATAACGTCTACATTTACCTTTTCGTGACACAGTGCTCTATCCAACTTGAACTTTCCTCTCTGATTAAACTGCGTTGAATTTGATAGGAGTGGGAATTCAGAGTGGAGTCTCTCCGGGTTGTGAAAGACGCTTTAAACGATGAATCATCTGTTTATCTCCTGCTGTCAGCGCCAATAATCAGCCATCGTGCTCAGACTCTGTCGAGGTTTTTATGAGGATTTACCCTGGGCTGTCCTGAGTAGGTGCAGCTGGCAGCACTTCTCCATCTCTTATTACAAACCCAGAGCCTTGATGCAGACGGAGGATTCGGGCCGTACtaggaaaaaatgaaattgcGAGAATGAACTCGCATGAGGGAAAAGTCGTAACACTTCGATGGCGAAAAGTCGCAATTCTTTTTTCTTAGCATGGCCGTAGTGCTCCGTCATAaggaaatgtgaataaatgtaaaaatatttaacttcttgTGAGCCTCATGACAGTACCGCGCCACTGATTTGACAGACGAAACGGTTCCAGCTGCAGGTCGGTCATGTCCGGCTTTGACAGTAAGTATCCCAAATGTCGCCTCCAGGTTCTGTGCTTCACTAAGGCGCAAAAGATGAAGCAAGCGGGACCGCCGCAGGCGCAGGTGCAGATGCAACAGAAAGCTCAAGCCAAACTGCCACCACAGCTGCTAAaggtggtttaaaaaaaagcaacaaaagaggAGTTGTTACCTGATACTACTACTAACAAAGGGTCTGGGTGCTAACATGTGGTCCTTGGAGGAGAGTTTACTTCACATTCTGCTGCCCTCTTTCTCTTCTGTTGCTCTCCTGCTGCCATTTGTGGCGCCGCCATTAAATAATCCAGGAAGGAAACAGAAGGTGAAAGAGGCAACTTGGAAGTTTGTGAATGCGTCCAACATTCCAGAgtccttttgtttttacacGACGCTGCGTTGTTGGGCTTTTTTCATCTGCCGCTTCCCATTACACTAAAATGGGCAAAACTCGTTTCCTCTTACTGGTGTAGCTGTGACAGTGGAAAAATGACTAGTGTCTTACTGCAAAACTGCAGTGCCAGGCCATTGGAGTTCAATGAGTTTAATTTTTGGTTGCACAGTAAACACGCGATCTGGAGGAAGGATTTGGACTTGGAATAACAACATGGTGGAGGGATGGTCTTATGTTCTGTAAGAACTTCTAAGATCTGGATCTTtggttctttttcattttaaagggatGAAGGGCTTACGATATTTTGTACTTTTCTCTCTGATGCTACATTTGGGTCTTCATGACTGATTCCTACACACATAAACATTCTGACACCCTTTGgattttcccattttgtcacattacaaccacaactgtaaatgtattttactgagtctggcatttatttttattcaaccatCCCTTTACAACAAATTGCCTCCATTTGCATAACTGTATAATTTAGTCTCGACATGGCCCAATCAAAGTCCAGGGCAAGATGAAATCGGACTGAGCTTGATCTGTTTTGATTTGTGCTCTAGATGTGTAAATGTGGTAAACGTACACCAAAGAAATCAGCAGACATAATTCCAGAAAAAAGTGATTCTGCAGTGAAATAATTGAAAGAGCTAAGCACATGCATATCCATgccaaattttatatttttatttgtgaataaaataagaataactgCATATCCTttgcttccacttcacaattagacactattatgaataaaatactttgcagtttgtggttgtgatgtaaAGCCGTTGGTGGTATGAAGACTTTTGGTATTATGGATGGTACGGAAATGCGTCTTTTTTCTATTAAGTGATGAGTTAAAACATCTTTAGCAGGTTTAGACCCTATTTATAGAGTGTAAACAAATCCTTTCATcacttaataaacaaaatgaccatgaaaacctttctttttcaaaaaaaaaaaatatatatatacatattttagtttGGTCTGCTTCTTGTTCAGTAAATCTAACTGGTTTCCTTTCATCTGCAGACCCTGAAAACCCTGGATGTCAAGGACGACCTCCACTCCAGCTTCGGCCAGCTGCTGAGCCAGCTCAACAAGTCGGACGCTCCGTATGCCCTGAATGTCGCCAACAGGCTCTACGGCGAGCAGTCCTACCAGTTTGTTCAGGTGTGACTTGGGATGGGGGAGGTGGGGGTGGGCGGGGTTTCCTTTCAGCACTAAGAGTGGATGTTCCTGAGTGGGTGTGGCTTTCTGTACACATTAAGACTGTGTACAGTGCATGAGGGCAGAAAAGCGGAACGCCGGATAAGCCGACACATGGATCTACATTCGCTTGCTTTTGTCTCAGGATTACCTTGAGAGCACCAAGAAGCACTACAAGGCAGAACTGGAGACCGTGGACTTCAACTCAAAGGCCGAGGCAGCCAGGGTCAAGATCAACGGCTGGGTGGAGACACAGACACAAGGtggatcacacacacacacacacacacacacacacacacacacacacacacacacacacacacacacacacacacacacacgcacacacaaccCTCAATGTGTCACTAAGCCTTGGAAATTAAAACGAtgaattcattatttttctatgaaaaaattaaattaaaaagacaaattaataaGCAGCAAGTAATGgatctgttcatttaaaatgaaaaagtttcagtttttaattttttttttcaattcccCTCCACTTCTGCAATATTTAGCCATCATAATCCTTggattacttttttctttcctatttgATTCAacttcagcattttattttgaagttgtttcactacttaaattttttttcattacttttaaaatgtaaaatttgtaCGCAAAATATTTCTATTGACTTTTTTTGGTGATAAATTAGGCTATTTTTGTCAATgtgtatttctttaatttaaattatttgcttatttatttttaatcattttgaattcatttttgtgcttattgccttttttatgcatatatatatatatatatatatacgcatatatattatattattgtttaattaatgtgcttttttttttttacctgtttattTGCATCGTTTCTCACCAGGTAAAATTAAGGATATCCTGGCCCAGGATGCAGTGAACTCGATGACCCGGCTGGTGCTGGTCAATGCAATCTACTTCAAAGGCCACTGGGACAAGCAGTTTAAGGTGGACGCCACCCGCGACGCTCAGTTCAAAGTCAACAAGGTAACAGTGCCGTCCAGCAACCTGACCTCTGTCTGTGTGGAGAAGAAAACCTCATCAGCTAAAACGTTGACTGAATGTTTGTTTCctttgacaaacaaaaagcatattagaagctgaacgctgcttctccatgtttggtgtttttgtttggaacaacagcagatttttaatgtatttttctggcAACTCTTTCAGGATTAATAAACTTGTTGACCTATGTAGACTTTGTGTGATCCCTATATCTTCTGTAAGCATAAGTAACATCTTTTTACTGACCTCTGCATGtacacaattttgtttttgtttggtttttctttagAATGAGAAAAAGGCAGTGAAGATGATGCACATGAAATCAAAGTTTCCCCTGACCTACATCTCAGAAGTCG is a window of Xiphophorus maculatus strain JP 163 A chromosome 21, X_maculatus-5.0-male, whole genome shotgun sequence DNA encoding:
- the LOC102221525 gene encoding leukocyte elastase inhibitor-like isoform X2; protein product: MAAAAAAVTPLASANTSFSLALLKKLGDKDNTANVFFSPFSISSALAMVLLGARGNTAAQMSETLKTLDVKDDLHSSFGQLLSQLNKSDAPYALNVANRLYGEQSYQFVQDYLESTKKHYKAELETVDFNSKAEAARVKINGWVETQTQGKIKDILAQDAVNSMTRLVLVNAIYFKGHWDKQFKVDATRDAQFKVNKNEKKAVKMMHMKSKFPLTYISEVACQILEMPYKGKELSMLIILPNSMEGTTGLEKLEQALTYEKFMDWTNPDMMDMIEVQVGLPRFKLEEKYDMKAVLTSMGMVDAFDQSRSDFSGMSPANDLFVSEVYHKAFVEVNEEGTEAAAATAAVMMLRCAMIPATFIADHPFLFFIRHNPSKSVLFAGRYCSPV
- the LOC102221525 gene encoding leukocyte elastase inhibitor-like isoform X1, yielding MAAAAAAVTPLASANTSFSLALLKKLGDKDNTANVFFSPFSISSALAMVLLGARGNTAAQMSEVLCFTKAQKMKQAGPPQAQVQMQQKAQAKLPPQLLKTLKTLDVKDDLHSSFGQLLSQLNKSDAPYALNVANRLYGEQSYQFVQDYLESTKKHYKAELETVDFNSKAEAARVKINGWVETQTQGKIKDILAQDAVNSMTRLVLVNAIYFKGHWDKQFKVDATRDAQFKVNKNEKKAVKMMHMKSKFPLTYISEVACQILEMPYKGKELSMLIILPNSMEGTTGLEKLEQALTYEKFMDWTNPDMMDMIEVQVGLPRFKLEEKYDMKAVLTSMGMVDAFDQSRSDFSGMSPANDLFVSEVYHKAFVEVNEEGTEAAAATAAVMMLRCAMIPATFIADHPFLFFIRHNPSKSVLFAGRYCSPV